Proteins encoded within one genomic window of Bacteroidota bacterium:
- a CDS encoding PKD domain-containing protein — MIRNKKLCRITGKFRLLALLVLAFVTMDKVQASHSMGADLTYKCLGGNSYEIELSFYRDCAGIEADSIANIFFQSSCYPSSSIQISLIPGTGQEISPACPNNTTTCNGGTFTGIQEYIYRGIINLPGPCVDWQFSYNLCCRNNAITNIDLPGSTNIYIYANLNNVITPCNNSPTFSNKPVPFACRGQQFCYNHGAYDIDGDSLVYSLITPFDSPGVPITYSSPWTATNPLTSSPGVTLNPQTGDICMTPTNLEITVMAVLVQEFRNGVLIGEVERDIQFTIIDCNNIIPTVSGINGTNSFSQTVCAGTQTCFNINSGDVNGTQNTFLDWDYSIPNATFTTFPGQRETATFCWTPTSAQISTNPYCFTVTVRDDNCPFVGSQIYAFCITVTGIVANAGPDLSVACNATTPITATASGGSGIYSYLWNTGATTQSISGGAGNYIVTASDGSCTDTDTATVNPAPGSPLAAFSNNANCTSLAIQFTDQSTITGGTISSYNWNFGDGFTSNLPSPSHTYLAQGNYPVQLIVTSSTGCIDTVTQNLHPTLTASNAGFAFNSGCLGSEINFTNQSTSPSAITSVLWYFGDGATSTAPNSSHIYSAAGIYTSSLVVTNVDGCKDSTIGVLSIFGLPVANAGANDTVCEGLTANLIASGGVSYLWNPGTLTTAAITVTQSASTNYVVTVTDLNGCSATATARVVISRLPQLNLQDPTICPGATTNLTVNVFGGGGGPQSNYTYLWNPGGQTTQQITVGPAIDTDYLVTVTGRYGCVVTDTASVTVDPAVIANAGLNQQICPGDTATLSAAGGTFYQWDQGAGNSQQVNVNPNITTTYTVTVFSAANCTATDQVDVIVLAPPVADAGLDENICFGDSVILNANGGNNYQWTPGNINSQQAIFSPVSNSAYTVLVTDVNGCKATDTVNVFVNALPVADAGLDQAICFGTSATLSATGGSAFHWQPNNDTSQSTSVSPDSNSVYILTVVDTNGCSDIDSILVNVNPLPNTVMSVNNGLCFGAVNLNASVNATGASGPYTYLWSPTGGTAATATGLAPGMYFITVTDANNCIRNDSAYVDFPTAVSVVANAIPVSCFGGNDGTASAIAAGGTSTYTYQWSPNGGQSNVATGLSSGNYIVTATDANGCTSTTTAIIDEPDALTLNPAVNSVACYGDSTGSIIMYVTGGTPGYSFHWNPLGGTTSVATSLPAGTYSVIVTDLNGCTSTLNTIVQQAPQLNLSVASVPTICIGQSSDLLAVISGGVMPYTALWNTSDTGASINVSPTTTTNYTVSVHDANNCPVAPASVSVPVYPPLNLTTVSVPPMCEGGTVNLQADGSGGNGGPYYYSWNDSSIFGATPVVLLVNDTTFTVTVSDGCSPDVNQSIPVTVYPLPEVDFTPHAIAGCTPVEVNFANFFPQSPGSLYYWDLDDNVITNDTNPVHTYVTPGEYDISLTIVTTDGCAASQNVNNAVTVFGFPVADFFQSADEVPEFLPSVTFTDNSTDAVTWQWDFGDGSSVLDITQPTHEYADSGTYQVRLIVMNNGGCIDTTYGIIRVEPEFTIYVPNAFTPNGDGVNDSFFANGLGFVNYEMWIMDRWGKQIFYSQEAKHHWDGSYFGGERICQNDVYEYIINVKDYKGKSHKVIGHVSLVR; from the coding sequence TTGATTCGTAATAAGAAATTATGCAGGATTACAGGAAAGTTTCGGCTTCTGGCACTTCTTGTCCTTGCATTTGTGACTATGGATAAGGTGCAAGCCAGTCATTCCATGGGTGCAGATCTTACTTACAAATGTCTTGGCGGAAACTCTTACGAAATCGAATTATCATTTTATCGTGATTGTGCCGGCATCGAAGCGGATTCTATTGCTAACATATTTTTTCAATCCTCTTGTTATCCTTCTTCATCAATACAAATTTCTTTGATTCCCGGAACCGGACAAGAAATTAGTCCGGCATGTCCGAATAACACAACAACATGCAACGGCGGAACATTCACCGGAATTCAGGAATATATTTATCGCGGAATAATTAATCTACCGGGACCATGTGTCGACTGGCAATTCAGTTATAATTTATGTTGCAGAAATAATGCGATCACAAATATTGATCTACCGGGAAGTACAAATATTTACATCTATGCAAATCTGAATAATGTAATTACTCCATGTAATAATTCACCTACATTTTCAAACAAGCCTGTTCCTTTTGCATGTCGTGGTCAGCAATTTTGTTACAATCATGGTGCATACGATATTGATGGCGACTCTCTCGTGTATTCTCTGATCACTCCGTTTGACAGTCCCGGAGTACCGATTACTTATTCGAGCCCATGGACAGCAACAAATCCATTGACATCATCTCCGGGCGTTACCTTGAATCCGCAGACAGGCGACATCTGTATGACGCCAACGAATCTTGAGATCACGGTGATGGCAGTATTAGTTCAGGAATTCCGGAATGGAGTTTTGATCGGTGAAGTTGAACGTGACATACAATTTACGATCATCGATTGCAATAATATCATTCCAACTGTTTCAGGAATAAATGGAACAAATAGTTTTTCGCAGACAGTTTGTGCAGGAACACAAACTTGTTTTAATATTAATTCAGGAGACGTAAACGGAACACAGAATACTTTTTTAGACTGGGACTACTCTATTCCGAATGCGACCTTCACAACTTTTCCCGGACAGAGAGAAACAGCAACTTTTTGCTGGACGCCAACATCAGCACAAATAAGTACGAATCCATATTGCTTCACAGTTACAGTCCGTGATGATAATTGCCCATTTGTCGGAAGTCAGATCTATGCCTTTTGTATAACAGTTACGGGAATTGTAGCAAACGCAGGCCCGGATCTAAGTGTCGCTTGTAATGCAACAACTCCAATCACTGCAACCGCTTCGGGAGGAAGTGGAATTTATTCCTATCTATGGAACACAGGCGCAACAACACAATCAATTTCAGGCGGAGCAGGAAATTATATTGTGACTGCTTCTGATGGAAGTTGTACTGATACAGATACTGCAACTGTTAATCCTGCACCCGGATCACCGTTGGCAGCATTTAGCAATAATGCAAATTGTACAAGTCTTGCCATTCAATTTACAGATCAATCTACAATTACAGGTGGAACAATATCAAGCTACAACTGGAACTTTGGTGATGGCTTCACAAGTAATCTTCCAAGTCCTTCGCATACTTATCTCGCACAAGGAAATTATCCGGTTCAATTAATTGTAACTTCCTCTACAGGTTGTATTGATACTGTTACTCAAAATTTGCACCCGACGCTAACTGCATCTAATGCAGGATTTGCCTTTAACAGTGGCTGCCTGGGATCAGAAATAAATTTTACAAACCAATCCACTTCACCATCAGCGATTACGTCAGTGTTATGGTATTTTGGTGATGGAGCAACATCTACTGCACCTAATTCTTCACACATATATTCAGCAGCGGGAATTTACACTTCCTCGCTTGTAGTAACAAATGTAGATGGTTGTAAGGATTCCACTATAGGAGTACTTTCAATTTTCGGTTTACCTGTAGCAAATGCAGGAGCTAATGATACGGTATGCGAAGGCTTAACAGCAAATCTGATTGCCTCAGGAGGCGTGAGTTATTTGTGGAACCCCGGAACATTAACTACTGCTGCTATAACAGTGACACAAAGTGCTTCTACAAATTATGTAGTCACAGTTACAGATCTCAACGGATGTTCTGCTACTGCAACTGCAAGAGTAGTGATATCACGCTTGCCGCAATTGAATCTACAGGATCCTACAATTTGTCCGGGAGCAACAACAAATCTGACCGTAAATGTTTTTGGTGGTGGTGGTGGTCCACAATCAAATTATACATACCTATGGAATCCCGGTGGACAAACGACACAACAAATAACTGTTGGTCCGGCTATAGACACAGATTATCTGGTAACCGTAACCGGAAGATATGGATGTGTTGTAACAGATACTGCAAGCGTCACAGTTGATCCGGCTGTAATTGCAAATGCCGGACTCAACCAGCAGATTTGTCCCGGTGATACCGCTACACTTTCAGCGGCTGGTGGAACTTTTTACCAATGGGATCAAGGGGCCGGCAATTCACAGCAGGTAAATGTTAATCCAAATATTACAACAACATATACAGTTACAGTTTTTTCAGCAGCAAATTGTACAGCCACTGATCAGGTCGATGTTATAGTACTCGCACCACCTGTTGCAGATGCAGGACTCGATGAAAATATTTGCTTCGGCGATTCTGTAATTCTGAACGCAAACGGCGGAAACAATTATCAATGGACACCGGGGAATATCAATTCACAGCAGGCAATTTTTTCTCCTGTATCAAATTCTGCCTATACTGTTTTGGTTACAGATGTGAATGGATGTAAAGCAACAGACACAGTAAATGTATTTGTGAATGCTCTTCCAGTTGCTGATGCCGGCCTCGATCAGGCAATTTGTTTTGGTACAAGTGCGACTTTATCTGCAACAGGCGGATCAGCATTTCACTGGCAACCTAACAATGACACTTCGCAATCAACTTCAGTAAGTCCTGATTCAAATTCTGTTTATATTCTCACAGTTGTAGATACCAATGGCTGTAGTGATATCGATTCTATTCTTGTAAATGTAAATCCATTGCCAAATACTGTTATGTCTGTAAACAATGGTTTGTGTTTTGGTGCAGTTAATCTCAATGCAAGTGTAAATGCAACCGGAGCGAGCGGTCCTTATACTTATTTATGGTCGCCGACAGGTGGAACTGCAGCAACTGCAACCGGACTTGCTCCGGGAATGTATTTCATAACTGTAACAGATGCGAATAATTGTATTCGTAATGATTCTGCGTATGTCGATTTTCCAACTGCTGTCAGTGTAGTTGCAAATGCAATTCCTGTTTCCTGTTTTGGTGGAAACGATGGAACAGCAAGTGCAATTGCAGCAGGTGGAACGTCAACATATACTTATCAGTGGTCGCCCAACGGTGGTCAGTCGAATGTTGCAACAGGACTATCATCCGGAAATTATATTGTTACAGCAACAGATGCTAATGGATGTACAAGTACAACAACTGCAATCATAGACGAACCTGATGCGCTTACCTTGAATCCGGCAGTAAATTCTGTCGCTTGTTATGGTGATAGTACAGGAAGTATTATTATGTATGTAACAGGAGGAACACCGGGATATTCTTTTCATTGGAATCCACTTGGTGGAACAACTTCAGTTGCAACTTCATTACCGGCAGGAACCTATTCTGTGATCGTTACAGATCTGAATGGTTGCACGTCCACATTAAATACTATTGTTCAACAAGCACCGCAGCTTAATCTGAGTGTTGCTTCTGTTCCGACAATTTGTATCGGACAATCCAGTGATTTACTTGCTGTGATATCAGGAGGCGTAATGCCTTATACAGCACTATGGAATACATCCGATACCGGAGCAAGTATCAATGTGTCGCCAACAACAACAACAAATTATACTGTTTCAGTTCATGATGCAAATAACTGTCCTGTTGCTCCTGCGAGTGTTTCAGTACCTGTTTATCCTCCACTGAATCTGACAACTGTTAGTGTGCCACCAATGTGTGAAGGCGGTACTGTTAATTTACAAGCTGATGGTTCAGGCGGTAATGGTGGTCCTTATTATTATTCATGGAATGACAGTTCAATTTTTGGAGCAACACCTGTTGTGCTACTTGTAAATGATACAACATTTACAGTAACAGTAAGCGATGGCTGTTCACCGGATGTGAATCAATCTATTCCTGTTACTGTATACCCATTACCGGAAGTAGATTTTACTCCACATGCAATTGCAGGTTGTACACCTGTTGAAGTTAATTTTGCAAACTTCTTTCCGCAATCACCGGGTTCACTTTATTACTGGGATCTCGATGACAATGTTATAACCAATGATACGAATCCTGTTCACACATATGTTACACCCGGTGAATATGATATTTCACTTACAATTGTAACAACCGATGGTTGCGCTGCAAGTCAGAATGTAAACAATGCTGTTACTGTTTTTGGTTTTCCTGTTGCAGATTTTTTCCAAAGTGCTGATGAGGTTCCTGAATTTTTACCTTCTGTGACTTTCACAGACAACAGTACTGATGCCGTAACATGGCAGTGGGATTTTGGTGATGGAAGCTCAGTACTTGATATAACACAACCAACACATGAGTATGCAGACAGCGGAACTTATCAGGTCAGATTGATCGTAATGAATAACGGTGGATGTATAGATACTACCTATGGAATCATCAGAGTAGAACCTGAATTTACTATTTACGTTCCAAATGCATTTACACCCAATGGTGATGGTGTGAATGATTCATTCTTTGCAAATGGTCTTGGATTTGTAAATTATGAAATGTGGATCATGGACAGATGGGGAAAACAAATTTTTTATTCTCAGGAAGCAAAGCATCACTGGGATGGATCATATTTTGGTGGTGAAAGAATCTGTCAGAATGATGTTTATGAATATATCATCAACGTGAAAGACTACAAAGGAAAATCACATAAGGTGATTGGGCATGTGTCGCTGGTGAGGTAG
- a CDS encoding PKD domain-containing protein, with protein sequence MAKHGMASHSMGSDLTYRCLGGNSYEITLSFYRDCAGIDADQSAEIFFQSSCFPASSVTISLIPGTGQEIGPACPNNTTTCNGGTFTGIQEFIYRGVINLPGPCADWQFSYNLCCRNNAITNILLPGQTQMYIYANLNNTITPCNNSPTFSNKPVPFACRGQQFCYNHGAYDADGDSLVYSLMTPFDSPGNPITYSNPWSATNPLTSSPAVTINPSTGDICMTPTNLEITVMAVLVKEYRNGVLIGEVERDIQFTVIDCNNIVPTVTGINGTNSFSQTVCAGTQFCFNISSGDANSSQNTFIEWDYSIPGATFTTYPGTRETATFCWTPTTSQINSNPYCFTVTVRDDNCPYVGSQIYAYCITVTGLNANAGPDQTVACNATTNLSATASGGSGTYSYQWNTGAITQTITAGAGTYIVTASDGSCTDSDTVTVTPAVGSPMAAFSTNANCSSLAVQFTDQSTISGGAISNYEWNFGDGNISTLQNPSHTYAATGNYQVQLIVTSSTGCIDTLIQTLHLSLNVPDALFSSQNGCIGSQINFTNQSTSPSAINSWLWYFGDGSNSTVSNPAHTYSTAGVFNTSLVISNIDGCRDSIVHPVTVFGLPVANAGVNDTICEGSVATLSATGGTTYLWNPGTLTSASINISPSASTTYSVTVTDNNGCSSSDAASVLVVRQPQINVQSQTICLGATANLSVNFGGGGIGNPAAYNYLWNPGGFTTQQITVGPGITTDYYVTINNSYGCSVSDTATVNVNSVIAADAGLDQQICPGDSATLIASGGSFFQWDQGAGASQQVTVFPNVTTIYTVTVSSGASCTGTDQVEVRVLSLPLAFAGTDENICIGESVVLNASGGNDYLWLPGNVNGQQITVSPIINSTYDVIVTDTNGCTASDQINVVVNNLPVAYAGPDQSICHGTTTTLVATGGNSFLWTPGNDTLQNFVISPDTITTYTVLVTDSNGCQSTDQIEITFYSSPTTITSSTDAFCFGSFDGSANVIASGSPGPYSYSWSPGGAVTQTATGLSSGMYFVTVSDSNNCMVADSVFVGQANAINLSTDSIAALCFGSSTGIATVSASGGASTFTYQWLPAGGTADTASALAAGVYSVIVTDANGCTQSATTTITQPANISLQFQSASTLCNADSSGTASVNVSGGTAGFQYEWAPMGGTSSLANNLKAGNYSVTVTDNNGCTSSGSVTVNEPSPLIPVTSTTMANCNVADGSATVIVNGGTPNYSYLWSPGNSTLANPTNLFAGIYTVRITDNNGCTQNAIANIPSGGGPVINAVTTLNATCFGSNNGAGSVSVTSGNGPFTYSWSPGNFSNAVETTLVAGQYSIQVTDVNGCLSIDSITISQPTILTSSLSSVPASCYGLTNGSAFVNVTGGTSPYSYSWSPSGSTNSNATALSAGNYTVTINDNNGCSLSTSIFVAQPPALNLIMNSIPVACYGGSDGSVSASVSGGTGSYTYQWNPSAANTSMISNRPAGNYSLGVTDANGCTISSSEYIDQPDSLSLIINSSPVSCNGGNSGSANVVVSGGTPVYNYQWLPAGGTNSNAISLAAGNYSVTVTDLNGCISEATTIVSQAIPLTVSIMSVPTICIGENTNLSAQIAGGASPYSVLWNTSDTSVSIEVSPVTTTTYTVDVLDANNCPTAPAIVTVNVHPPLSLSTIGAPPMCEGETATLQANGSGGNGGPYTYIWNEGSVFGETVLVAPVSDSVFTVTLNDGCSPAVSQTIPLIIYPLPEVDFTPHMISGCTPVEVNFANYFQQPSGTSYYWDLDDNTFSNDTNPVHTYTTPGEYDVTLTIVTPEGCAESQTVNNAVTVFGFPVANFFQSADQVSIFQPVVTFTDSSIDAVTWDWNFGDGSSVVDITQPIHEYADSGTYQVRLIVMNNGGCIDTTYGTIRVEPEFTLYVPNAFTPNGDGMNDYFFGTGVGFVDYEMWIIDRWGKVIFHSQEQSQHWDGSYFGNNSSCQNDVYEFIINVKDYKGKAHKVIGHVSLVR encoded by the coding sequence ATGGCAAAGCATGGAATGGCCAGCCATTCCATGGGGTCAGATCTTACCTACCGATGCCTGGGTGGAAATTCCTATGAGATCACACTTTCCTTTTACCGTGATTGCGCCGGTATCGATGCTGATCAATCAGCGGAAATATTCTTTCAATCTTCATGTTTCCCTGCCAGTTCAGTTACCATTAGTCTGATTCCCGGAACAGGTCAGGAAATCGGTCCGGCTTGTCCCAACAATACTACTACCTGTAACGGCGGAACATTCACGGGTATTCAGGAATTTATTTACAGAGGAGTTATTAATTTACCGGGACCTTGTGCAGACTGGCAATTCAGTTACAATTTATGTTGCAGGAACAATGCGATCACAAACATTCTTCTTCCCGGACAAACTCAGATGTATATTTATGCTAATCTGAATAACACTATAACTCCTTGCAATAATTCACCAACATTTTCAAATAAACCTGTACCGTTTGCATGCAGAGGACAACAATTTTGCTATAATCATGGAGCATATGATGCGGATGGTGATTCACTTGTATATTCATTGATGACACCATTCGATAGTCCGGGCAATCCGATAACATATTCCAATCCATGGTCAGCAACAAATCCGTTAACATCATCACCTGCTGTAACAATAAATCCATCGACAGGCGACATATGTATGACTCCGACCAATCTTGAAATTACTGTCATGGCAGTGCTTGTAAAAGAATACAGAAACGGAGTATTGATCGGTGAAGTAGAACGTGATATTCAATTTACAGTTATTGATTGCAATAATATTGTTCCGACAGTCACAGGGATAAATGGAACAAATAGTTTTTCTCAAACAGTATGTGCAGGGACTCAATTCTGTTTTAATATTTCTTCCGGTGATGCGAACTCATCTCAAAACACTTTCATTGAATGGGATTATTCAATTCCGGGAGCAACTTTTACAACATATCCGGGCACAAGAGAGACGGCAACTTTTTGCTGGACACCAACAACATCACAAATAAATTCCAATCCATATTGCTTTACTGTAACAGTTCGCGATGACAACTGCCCTTATGTCGGAAGTCAGATCTACGCATATTGCATCACAGTAACAGGATTAAATGCAAATGCAGGACCTGACCAGACAGTAGCATGTAATGCAACTACTAATCTGTCTGCAACTGCTTCAGGTGGAAGCGGAACATATTCCTATCAATGGAATACAGGTGCAATTACACAAACTATTACTGCCGGAGCAGGAACTTATATAGTTACAGCATCGGACGGATCATGTACAGATTCAGACACAGTAACTGTTACTCCTGCAGTAGGTTCACCGATGGCAGCTTTTAGTACAAATGCAAATTGTTCAAGTCTTGCTGTACAATTTACCGATCAGTCAACAATATCAGGTGGTGCAATTTCAAATTACGAATGGAATTTCGGCGATGGAAATATCAGTACACTACAAAACCCTTCGCACACATATGCAGCAACGGGAAATTATCAGGTTCAGTTGATAGTAACATCTTCAACAGGATGTATAGACACACTCATACAAACTTTGCATCTTTCTTTGAATGTTCCTGATGCGCTCTTCTCTTCACAAAACGGTTGCATTGGTTCGCAGATAAATTTTACTAATCAATCAACTTCTCCAAGTGCAATTAATTCATGGCTATGGTATTTTGGAGATGGCAGCAATTCAACAGTTTCAAATCCGGCGCATACTTATTCAACTGCCGGTGTATTCAATACATCATTGGTAATTTCAAATATTGATGGATGCAGAGATTCTATAGTACATCCTGTTACTGTATTCGGTTTACCTGTTGCAAATGCAGGAGTGAATGATACAATCTGTGAAGGATCTGTAGCAACTCTCTCTGCTACCGGTGGTACAACTTATCTATGGAATCCGGGAACTCTAACGAGTGCTTCGATAAATATAAGTCCAAGTGCATCAACGACTTATTCAGTAACAGTAACAGACAACAATGGATGTTCATCATCTGATGCAGCAAGTGTCCTGGTAGTAAGACAGCCGCAGATCAATGTTCAAAGTCAGACTATTTGTCTGGGCGCAACGGCAAATCTAAGTGTTAACTTTGGGGGTGGTGGTATTGGAAATCCTGCCGCTTATAATTATCTGTGGAATCCCGGAGGATTCACAACACAGCAGATCACTGTTGGTCCGGGAATTACAACCGACTATTATGTAACAATAAATAATTCTTATGGATGTTCAGTCAGTGACACTGCAACAGTAAATGTCAATTCAGTTATTGCAGCTGATGCAGGACTGGATCAACAAATTTGTCCCGGCGATTCTGCAACATTGATCGCATCAGGAGGAAGTTTTTTTCAATGGGATCAGGGCGCGGGAGCTTCACAACAAGTTACAGTGTTTCCAAATGTCACAACCATCTATACGGTAACTGTGAGTTCAGGTGCAAGCTGTACAGGAACTGATCAGGTAGAAGTCCGGGTACTGTCACTGCCACTGGCATTTGCTGGAACGGATGAAAACATTTGTATAGGTGAATCAGTAGTTTTAAATGCCTCGGGCGGTAATGATTATTTATGGTTACCCGGAAATGTAAATGGACAACAGATTACTGTTTCTCCAATCATAAATTCTACTTATGATGTTATCGTTACAGATACGAACGGATGCACTGCATCTGATCAGATCAATGTTGTCGTAAACAATTTGCCTGTTGCATATGCAGGTCCGGATCAATCGATCTGTCATGGAACGACAACAACGTTAGTCGCAACAGGCGGCAATAGTTTTCTCTGGACACCGGGAAATGATACTCTTCAAAATTTTGTGATCAGTCCTGATACAATTACTACCTATACAGTGCTTGTAACCGATTCGAATGGTTGTCAGAGTACAGATCAGATAGAAATAACTTTTTATTCATCACCCACTACAATCACATCTTCAACAGATGCATTTTGTTTCGGATCGTTTGATGGAAGTGCAAATGTTATTGCATCGGGATCACCAGGCCCTTACTCCTATTCATGGTCACCCGGAGGAGCTGTTACGCAAACTGCAACAGGCCTGTCATCCGGAATGTATTTTGTCACCGTCAGTGATTCAAATAATTGTATGGTTGCTGATTCTGTTTTTGTCGGACAAGCAAATGCAATAAACTTATCGACCGATTCTATTGCTGCATTGTGTTTTGGTTCTTCTACCGGCATTGCTACAGTTTCGGCATCCGGTGGTGCTTCAACATTTACTTATCAATGGTTGCCTGCAGGTGGTACAGCAGATACTGCATCAGCACTTGCAGCCGGAGTTTATTCAGTCATCGTTACTGATGCAAACGGCTGCACTCAAAGTGCAACAACTACTATTACACAACCTGCGAATATCAGTTTGCAATTTCAATCTGCTTCAACTCTTTGTAATGCCGACTCAAGTGGTACTGCAAGCGTTAATGTTAGTGGCGGAACAGCAGGATTTCAATATGAATGGGCACCAATGGGAGGAACATCTTCACTCGCCAACAATCTCAAAGCAGGAAATTATTCTGTAACAGTTACAGATAATAATGGATGTACATCATCAGGTTCAGTCACAGTCAATGAACCATCACCATTAATTCCGGTTACAAGTACGACAATGGCAAATTGTAATGTTGCAGATGGTAGTGCGACAGTAATTGTAAATGGCGGAACACCGAATTATTCTTATTTATGGTCGCCGGGCAATAGTACTTTGGCAAACCCTACGAATTTATTCGCAGGAATTTATACTGTCAGAATAACTGATAACAATGGCTGCACTCAGAATGCAATAGCAAATATTCCAAGTGGTGGCGGTCCTGTGATAAATGCAGTGACTACTCTGAATGCAACTTGCTTTGGTAGTAACAATGGAGCCGGATCAGTAAGTGTTACTTCGGGAAATGGTCCATTTACTTATAGCTGGTCACCAGGAAATTTTTCTAATGCGGTTGAAACAACTTTAGTTGCAGGTCAATATTCAATTCAGGTCACAGATGTGAATGGTTGTTTATCGATCGATTCAATAACAATATCGCAACCAACAATTCTTACATCTTCACTCAGCTCTGTACCTGCATCTTGCTATGGACTGACAAATGGAAGTGCCTTTGTAAACGTTACAGGTGGTACTTCACCTTATTCTTATTCATGGTCACCGTCGGGCAGCACAAATTCAAATGCGACTGCGCTATCAGCCGGAAATTACACTGTAACAATTAATGATAATAACGGCTGTTCACTATCAACTTCCATCTTTGTTGCACAACCACCTGCTTTGAATCTTATTATGAATTCAATTCCTGTTGCCTGTTATGGTGGCTCAGATGGAAGCGTAAGTGCAAGTGTTTCCGGAGGAACCGGAAGTTATACATACCAATGGAATCCTTCCGCAGCAAATACAAGCATGATCTCAAATCGTCCTGCGGGAAATTATTCTTTGGGAGTAACAGATGCAAATGGCTGCACAATTTCATCATCAGAATATATAGATCAACCGGATTCATTATCTCTGATAATAAATTCTTCTCCCGTTTCATGCAATGGTGGAAATTCCGGAAGTGCAAATGTAGTAGTAAGCGGGGGAACTCCTGTCTACAATTATCAGTGGCTACCTGCAGGTGGCACAAATTCAAATGCTATTTCACTTGCAGCAGGAAATTATTCTGTGACTGTAACAGATCTCAATGGATGTATTTCAGAAGCAACGACAATAGTATCTCAGGCGATTCCACTTACTGTTTCAATTATGAGTGTGCCTACGATTTGTATTGGAGAAAATACAAACTTGTCTGCACAAATTGCCGGGGGAGCTTCACCTTATTCTGTTCTATGGAACACATCGGATACCTCTGTAAGCATTGAAGTTTCACCTGTTACAACTACAACATATACTGTAGACGTTCTGGATGCAAACAATTGTCCGACAGCACCGGCAATCGTAACAGTGAATGTTCATCCACCACTTTCTTTATCAACTATTGGAGCACCGCCAATGTGTGAAGGAGAAACTGCTACTCTTCAGGCAAACGGATCCGGAGGAAATGGCGGACCTTACACTTATATCTGGAATGAAGGATCTGTCTTCGGAGAAACGGTATTAGTTGCACCTGTTTCTGATTCAGTATTTACAGTAACCCTGAATGATGGTTGCTCACCTGCAGTAAGTCAAACTATTCCACTAATCATTTATCCATTACCGGAAGTTGATTTTACTCCACACATGATTTCAGGGTGCACACCTGTGGAAGTCAATTTTGCTAATTATTTCCAACAACCATCAGGAACTTCATATTACTGGGATCTCGACGACAATACATTCAGTAATGATACAAATCCTGTTCATACCTATACAACACCGGGCGAATACGATGTTACACTTACAATCGTAACTCCTGAAGGCTGTGCAGAAAGTCAAACAGTAAATAATGCAGTAACAGTTTTTGGATTTCCTGTAGCCAATTTTTTCCAAAGTGCAGATCAGGTTTCAATTTTCCAACCGGTTGTTACTTTTACAGATAGCAGCATTGATGCAGTTACATGGGATTGGAATTTTGGCGATGGAAGTTCGGTCGTTGATATTACACAACCTATACATGAATATGCTGATAGCGGAACATATCAGGTACGACTTATCGTTATGAATAACGGCGGTTGTATTGATACAACATATGGAACAATAAGAGTAGAACCTGAATTTACACTCTATGTCCCAAATGCATTTACTCCGAACGGAGACGGAATGAATGATTACTTTTTCGGTACCGGTGTTGGTTTTGTAGATTATGAAATGTGGATCATTGATCGTTGGGGAAAAGTGATCTTTCATTCTCAGGAACAATCACAGCACTGGGATGGCTCATATTTTGGGAATAATAGTTCTTGTCAGAATGATGTCTATGAATTTATCATCAATGTAAAAGACTACAAAGGAAAAGCACATAAGGTGATTGGGCATGTGTCGTTGGTGAGGTAG
- a CDS encoding (4Fe-4S)-binding protein, whose amino-acid sequence MEIKKKYTNGEVTILWQPKLCIHCANCFNGLPSVFDPRVRPWVRPEGATTQQIKDQVGKCPSGALSLI is encoded by the coding sequence ATGGAAATAAAAAAGAAATATACAAATGGCGAAGTCACCATTTTATGGCAACCGAAGTTGTGCATTCACTGTGCAAATTGTTTCAATGGTTTGCCTTCTGTTTTTGATCCCCGCGTTAGACCATGGGTTCGACCGGAAGGTGCAACTACTCAACAGATAAAGGATCAGGTTGGGAAGTGTCCGAGTGGAGCGTTGTCGTTGATTTAA